One part of the Nitrosophilus kaiyonis genome encodes these proteins:
- a CDS encoding 4-hydroxy-3-methylbut-2-enyl diphosphate reductase has product MEIKLAKNYGFCFGVKRAIKIAETTKNSNTLGPLIHNKKEIERLKKEHNIGLVEEIDEVKEGDTVVIRTHGIAKDKLKKLQEKDVNIIDATCPFVTKPQQIVEQMSKEGYSIVIFGDINHPEIKGVMSYAKDPIVVLSADELKDKKLKEKVATVAQTTRKFDEYKKIVNYLMENHKEVRVFNTICNATFENQDAAKELSKEADVMIVIGGKNSSNTKQLYNICKENCKDSYLVEDENELKKEWFEGKKLCGITAGASTPDWIIEKVIGKIREFKV; this is encoded by the coding sequence TTGGAGATTAAATTAGCAAAAAATTATGGATTTTGTTTTGGTGTAAAAAGAGCTATAAAAATTGCTGAAACAACAAAAAATAGTAATACTTTAGGGCCATTAATACATAATAAAAAAGAGATAGAGAGATTAAAAAAAGAGCATAATATCGGTTTAGTTGAAGAAATTGATGAAGTAAAAGAAGGGGATACTGTAGTTATTAGGACTCATGGAATTGCAAAAGATAAATTAAAAAAACTACAAGAAAAAGATGTAAATATAATAGATGCAACTTGTCCTTTTGTAACAAAGCCTCAACAAATTGTAGAACAGATGAGTAAAGAGGGATATAGTATTGTTATTTTTGGAGATATTAATCATCCTGAAATAAAAGGTGTTATGAGTTATGCAAAGGATCCTATTGTAGTTTTAAGTGCTGATGAACTTAAAGATAAAAAATTAAAAGAAAAAGTTGCAACTGTTGCACAAACAACAAGAAAATTTGATGAATATAAAAAAATAGTTAACTATCTAATGGAAAATCATAAAGAAGTAAGAGTATTTAATACTATATGTAATGCAACTTTCGAAAACCAAGATGCAGCTAAAGAGCTAAGTAAAGAAGCTGATGTAATGATAGTTATTGGTGGTAAAAATTCATCAAATACAAAACAGCTTTATAATATTTGTAAAGAAAATTGCAAAGATAGCTATTTAGTTGAGGATGAAAACGAATTAAAAAAAGAGTGGTTTGAAGGGAAAAAGCTTTGTGGTATCACTGCAGGTGCATCAACTCCTGATTGGATTATAGAAAAAGTTATTGGTAAAATAAGGGAATTTAAAGTATAA
- the aroA gene encoding 3-phosphoshikimate 1-carboxyvinyltransferase yields the protein MSFIKVKKADRFDISIDSIAADKSISHRCAMFSLLSDKPSYIENFLMAEDTLNTLNIVSKLGAKVEIDKNSVAIIPNRLKEPDDILDCGNSGTGMRLFCGLLCGFDGFYVLTGDKYLRKRPMKRVVEPLRKIGAKIDGRENGNLAPLAIRGSKLKNFKYESHIASAQVKSALILAALKADQISYYKEPELSRDHTERMLKGMGARLDTKIKKDGYEVVIYPLNKPLKPLKMKVPSDPSSGFFFAVAAAIVPGSKVLIKNVTLNPTRIEAYKVLKRMGAKVEFIEKENIYEPIGDILVEYAPLKAIEVSKNISWLIDELPALSIAMAVAKGKSIVKNAKELRVKESDRIKSVVDNLKKCGINVIEFEDGYEIEGGEIKKAVIDSYGDHRIAMSFAIAGLLNGMEIKDIDCIATSFPNFLDLLKQITEVEIGD from the coding sequence ATGAGTTTTATTAAAGTAAAAAAGGCTGATAGGTTTGATATCTCAATTGATTCAATAGCTGCAGACAAATCTATTTCTCATAGATGTGCTATGTTTTCACTTTTAAGTGATAAGCCTTCTTATATAGAAAATTTTTTAATGGCTGAAGATACATTAAATACATTAAATATAGTCTCAAAACTTGGTGCAAAAGTAGAGATAGACAAAAATAGTGTAGCAATTATACCTAATAGATTAAAAGAGCCTGATGATATTTTGGATTGTGGAAATTCTGGAACTGGTATGAGACTATTTTGTGGGTTACTTTGTGGATTTGATGGATTTTATGTTTTAACAGGTGATAAATATCTTAGAAAAAGGCCAATGAAAAGAGTCGTTGAGCCTTTAAGAAAAATAGGTGCAAAAATTGATGGGAGAGAAAATGGTAATTTGGCTCCTCTTGCTATAAGAGGTTCTAAATTAAAAAATTTTAAATATGAAAGTCATATTGCCTCAGCGCAAGTAAAAAGTGCACTTATTTTAGCAGCATTAAAAGCTGATCAAATTAGCTATTATAAAGAGCCAGAATTAAGCAGAGACCATACTGAGAGAATGCTAAAAGGAATGGGAGCAAGGCTTGATACAAAAATTAAAAAAGATGGTTATGAAGTAGTAATATATCCTCTTAATAAGCCTTTGAAACCTTTAAAAATGAAAGTGCCTTCTGATCCTTCAAGTGGTTTTTTCTTTGCAGTTGCTGCAGCAATAGTTCCAGGTAGCAAAGTTTTAATAAAAAATGTTACTTTAAACCCTACAAGGATTGAGGCATATAAAGTATTAAAAAGAATGGGAGCAAAAGTAGAATTTATTGAAAAAGAGAATATTTATGAGCCAATAGGAGATATTTTAGTTGAATATGCACCATTAAAAGCTATTGAAGTTAGTAAAAATATTTCTTGGCTTATTGATGAGCTTCCGGCTCTTTCAATAGCAATGGCAGTTGCCAAGGGAAAAAGCATAGTTAAAAATGCAAAAGAGTTAAGAGTAAAAGAGAGCGATAGAATAAAAAGTGTAGTTGACAATCTAAAAAAATGTGGTATAAATGTAATAGAGTTTGAAGATGGATATGAGATTGAGGGAGGAGAAATAAAAAAGGCTGTTATTGATAGTTATGGAGACCATAGAATTGCAATGAGTTTCGCAATTGCTGGTCTTTTAAATGGAATGGAAATAAAAGATATTGATTGTATTGCAACATCTTTTCCAAATTTTTTAGATTTATTAAAACAGATTACAGAGGTTGAAATTGGAGATTAA